A stretch of Macadamia integrifolia cultivar HAES 741 chromosome 7, SCU_Mint_v3, whole genome shotgun sequence DNA encodes these proteins:
- the LOC122083880 gene encoding amino acid permease 8-like isoform X2, producing MDMKDGDGRQRTGTVWTATTHAITAVVGSGVLALPWSVAQMGWIFGPLALIIFAVITYYTALLLCDCYRSPDPVTGRRNYTYVGVVRACLGKKELVICGIIQYIMLWGTIVGYVITAATSMMAVKRSNCLHYKGHDARCGTSGTLYMLIFGGIEIILSQFPNLEKVTLLSVMAAIMSFTYLFISLYLCIQNFASHHKFKGTLTGVKAGVNGISQSTKVWRSFQALGNIAFAYTFAMLLVEIQDTLKSPPAENKTMKKASLYGLAVTTSLYVSLGCVGYLAFGNNAPGNVLTGFYEPFWLVDIANLAVLIHLIGAFQVYAQPIFSSYEKWLASKCPSTVFFNKVYTVRLPFTEACFRFTICKLVLRTLFCIFTTLVAMMLPFFNAILGLLGSIAFWPLTVYFPVTMYISQAKIKTGSFKWLGLQSLSLISLLVSLVSALGSVADIIDRLKHAKIFSVTF from the exons ATGGACATGAAGGATGGTGATGGGCGACAGAGAACAG GGACAGTGTGGACTGCAACAACACATGCCATAACAGCAGTGGTAGGATCAGGTGTACTAGCATTGCCATGGAGTGTTGCACAGATGGGATGGATTTTTGGGCCACTCGCTCTCATCATCTTTGCAGTCATTACCTATTACACTGCCCTTCTTCTTTGCGACTGCTACAGATCTCCGGACCCAGTGACCGGCAGGAGAAACTACACATACGTCGGTGTTGTAAGAGCATGTTTAG ggaaGAAAGAATTGGTTATATGTGGTATAATACAATACATAATGCTTTGGGGAACTATAGTTGGGTATGTTATCACAGCTGCAACAAGCATGAT GGCTGTGAAAAGATCAAATTGTCTCCATTACAAGGGTCATGATGCACGCTGTGGAACATCAGGGACTTTATATATGTTAATTTTTGGAGGAATTGAAATTATATTGTCTCAATTCCCAAACTTGGAGAAAGTAACACTACTTTCTGTAATGGCAGCTATAATGTCATTCACCTACTTATTCATCTCTTTGTACCTATGCATCCAAAATTTTGCTTCTCATCACAAGTTTAAAGGGACTTTAACTGGAGTTAAAGCAGGGGTGAATGGTATCTCTCAATCAACAAAAGTTTGGCGTTCCTTCCAAGCTCTTGGAAATATTGCCTTTGCCTATACTTTTGCTATGCTTTTGGTTGAAATCCAG GACACCCTAAAATCTCCTCCGGCGGAGAACAAAACGATGAAGAAAGCAAGTCTGTATGGTCTCGCAGTGACAACATCACTCTATGTATCACTTGGTTGCGTGGGATACCTGGCCTTTGGAAACAATGCTCCCGGAAATGTTCTCACCGGATTCTATGAACCATTCTGGCTAGTCGACATTGCGAACCTTGCTGTTCTTATTCATTTAATTGGAGCTTTTCAG GTGTATGCACAACCTATTTTTTCATCCTATGAGAAATGGCTGGCTTCAAAATGTCCTTCAACAGTTTTCTTTAACAAAGTTTACACAGTGAGGTTACCCTTCACTGAAGCCTGCTTTCGATTCACAATCTGCAAGCTTGTTCTGAGAACATTATTCTGCATCTTTACGACATTAGTCGCGATGATGTTGCCATTCTTCAATGCAATTCTGGGTTTGTTAGGTTCAATTGCCTTTTGGCCATTAACAGTGTACTTCCCTGTGACCATGTACATATCACAAGCAAAGATCAAGACAGGAAGCTTCAAATGGCTTGGTTTACAAAGCTTGAGCCTGATTTCATTACTTGTTTCACTTGTATCTGCACTAGGTTCTGTTGCTGATATAATTGATCGCCTCAAGCATGCTAAAATCTTTAGTGTCACATTCTAA
- the LOC122083880 gene encoding amino acid permease 8-like isoform X1 — MDMKDDDGRQRTGTVWTATTHAITAVVGSGVLALPWSVAQMGWIFGPLALIIFAVITYYTALLLCDCYRSPDPVTGRRNYTYVGVVRACLGKKELVICGIIQYIMLWGTIVGYVITAATSMMAVKRSNCLHYKGHDARCGTSGTLYMLIFGGIEIILSQFPNLEKVTLLSVMAAIMSFTYLFISLYLCIQNFASHHKFKGTLTGVKAGVNGISQSTKVWRSFQALGNIAFAYTFAMLLVEIQDTLKSPPAENKTMKKASLYGLAVTTSLYVSLGCVGYLAFGNNAPGNVLTGFYEPFWLVDIANLAVLIHLIGAFQVYAQPIFSSYEKWLASKCPSTVFFNKVYTVRLPFTEACFRFTICKLVLRTLFCIFTTLVAMMLPFFNAILGLLGSIAFWPLTVYFPVTMYISQAKIKTGSFKWLGLQSLSLISLLVSLVSALGSVADIIDRLKHAKIFSVTF, encoded by the exons ATGGACATGAAGGATGATGATGGCCGACAGAGAACAG GGACAGTGTGGACTGCAACAACACATGCCATAACAGCAGTGGTAGGATCAGGTGTACTAGCATTGCCATGGAGTGTTGCACAGATGGGATGGATTTTTGGGCCACTCGCTCTCATCATCTTTGCAGTCATTACCTATTACACTGCCCTTCTTCTTTGCGACTGCTACAGATCTCCGGACCCAGTGACCGGCAGGAGAAACTACACATACGTCGGTGTTGTAAGAGCATGTTTAG ggaaGAAAGAATTGGTTATATGTGGTATAATACAATACATAATGCTTTGGGGAACTATAGTTGGGTATGTTATCACAGCTGCAACAAGCATGAT GGCTGTGAAAAGATCAAATTGTCTCCATTACAAGGGTCATGATGCACGCTGTGGAACATCAGGGACTTTATATATGTTAATTTTTGGAGGAATTGAAATTATATTGTCTCAATTCCCAAACTTGGAGAAAGTAACACTACTTTCTGTAATGGCAGCTATAATGTCATTCACCTACTTATTCATCTCTTTGTACCTATGCATCCAAAATTTTGCTTCTCATCACAAGTTTAAAGGGACTTTAACTGGAGTTAAAGCAGGGGTGAATGGTATCTCTCAATCAACAAAAGTTTGGCGTTCCTTCCAAGCTCTTGGAAATATTGCCTTTGCCTATACTTTTGCTATGCTTTTGGTTGAAATCCAG GACACCCTAAAATCTCCTCCGGCGGAGAACAAAACGATGAAGAAAGCAAGTCTGTATGGTCTCGCAGTGACAACATCACTCTATGTATCACTTGGTTGCGTGGGATACCTGGCCTTTGGAAACAATGCTCCCGGAAATGTTCTCACCGGATTCTATGAACCATTCTGGCTAGTCGACATTGCGAACCTTGCTGTTCTTATTCATTTAATTGGAGCTTTTCAG GTGTATGCACAACCTATTTTTTCATCCTATGAGAAATGGCTGGCTTCAAAATGTCCTTCAACAGTTTTCTTTAACAAAGTTTACACAGTGAGGTTACCCTTCACTGAAGCCTGCTTTCGATTCACAATCTGCAAGCTTGTTCTGAGAACATTATTCTGCATCTTTACGACATTAGTCGCGATGATGTTGCCATTCTTCAATGCAATTCTGGGTTTGTTAGGTTCAATTGCCTTTTGGCCATTAACAGTGTACTTCCCTGTGACCATGTACATATCACAAGCAAAGATCAAGACAGGAAGCTTCAAATGGCTTGGTTTACAAAGCTTGAGCCTGATTTCATTACTTGTTTCACTTGTATCTGCACTAGGTTCTGTTGCTGATATAATTGATCGCCTCAAGCATGCTAAAATCTTTAGTGTCACATTCTAA